The Camelina sativa cultivar DH55 chromosome 16, Cs, whole genome shotgun sequence sequence ttaacaagcctaaaaatgtttttgggCTTGTCATAATTGTCTGCGAAGGCTCTGATCAAAGATCACGTGAAAGGAATAAggagtaaggaaaaagaaaattaattattagagACTTGGATTCATCCTCAAGTATAATCAAGCAATGAATCAAGGTTAGTTTAATGGAATAAAATGGGTTTATCTGGATAAACCCACTTAGTAAATGGATTTTTATATAAGCTAAATGGGTATCCATTaagattgttttcttttgttcagtGACAAACAAATGTTTTCATTAATccaataaagaaagaaagagagtaacGTAACTTAGAGAAAGTATTACCATTCCAATATTGAAAGAATCACACTTGAACTGAGCATAAAGGTTTGTCTCGATTCCACGACCCTGAATAAAACGGCTGCTAAGTTAACTAAGCCAAAATTAGTTAAATACTTTGTTTGATTGCGCTTCACTAACAAGCTTTGAAGTATCAACACCTAACAATTGGCCATTCTCATCCTTCAACTGGTAGATTAAGTCTAATAAACCAGATTCACTTTTCTTTAAACTAGTTAAAATCAAGAATTACTTCATTCATCACCTGAGACACGATATCAGTAAGCTTTGTATATGTTACATCATAGCTGGCAGCTCGTTAGCAGAAAGAACAACTTAGAGTATACTCTGCATCACACAGTNtgttttcttttgttcagtgacaaacaaatgtttttcattaatccaataaagaaagaaagagagtaacGTGACTTAGAGAAAGTATTACCATTCCAATATTGAGAGAATCACACTTGAAACTGAGCATAAAGGTTTGTCTCGATTCCACAACCCTGAATAAAACGGCTGCTAAGTTAACTAAGCCAAGATTAGTTAAATACTTTGTTTGATTGCGCTTCACTAATAAGCTTTGAAGTATCAACACCTAACAATTGGCCATTCTCATCCTTCAACTGGTAGATTAAGTCTAATAAACCAGATTCACTTTTCTTTAAACTAGTTAAAATCAAGAATTACTTCATTCATCACCTGAGACACGATATCAGTAAGCTTTGTATATGTTACATCGTTGATAGCTGGCAGCTCGCTGGCAGCTCGTTAGCAGCTAGAAGCACCTTCAAGgtgaaataaaaagagaaagactcGGTCATTGTCAAAAGTACATACCTGAGTTCCACGAAGGAGCAACTCTCTTGCAAACGACAAAATACCCAAAATTATGTCGGCACCAGAATTATCAACAAAAATCACTGCCTGTAATGAGTACGAGAATATAAACAATGAATTTTGGTGAAGTGGTGGACCTCTGAAGTCTAAACAAAGTATTAgataaagaaggaaagaaatgaGTTACCTTCTTCCAAGGCTTCTTGATCCATTTGGCTTGGAAGTTGTCCAAGTCATCAATGACCCACGGTCGTGGAACCAAGTTTTGACAGCTAGCCAAGAAAGATATGACATCCTTTGAGAAAACCTCAGCAAGCttcaagatgaaaaaaaaaaaacagaaaagaacccGTAATTAGGACAAGCTTCCTGTGGGAGACAACAAAGAGGCAACTGAAGAAACCAGAGTTGTTCAAGATAATGGATCTAtttattaccctttttgagtatCCTTTTAAGGACGAACATCTAACAAGGATCGACATATCTGCTTGAGATGAAACACATCGTACCTGCTTTCTCCAGATCCATTATGGTTTCGAATTTGGGAAATTCATTTCTCGGCGGCGAGGTTTTTTCCCATGACTGTGAGATTCACGAGACAGCATATGCGAGAGTTTTAAGGTTCTAACAAAGATTGGTGTTGGTGAGAGAAGGGAGCGAGAGtggctgatatatatatttgaagagagagaaaagagaggaataACACAAAGATGGAGTTGGGATTTGCTATCCTTATTTAAATCTGGCCAATGCTTCAACTGTTCAATTTGTTTACCCAAATGGTCAAAAATCTTACCCGGTTAATGGAGTCATTACTCAGGGTTGGTTCACCATTGATTCCACCTTGAGAGATCTCCAGAACGTAACATGTAAGTGTTTATGACTCAAGATCacgaaaaaaaagtttggtattTCTCGTAATTTTTGACACGTTACTTTTCACCACAGTGATTCGAGGAATATTCACGCGATCAGAGAAATTCGATGGAAATGGATATACGATTCCCACGATTCAAAATGTAGCCGAGCAGATTAAGCCACAAGGAGGTTTTTGGTTGCATGTTCAGCACGATGCATTCTACGAGCAACACAATTTAAGCATGAGCAGTTTTCTAGTATCAGTTTCAAGAACTGTTTCCATTGACTTCATCTCTTCTCCTGAAGTGAATTTCTTTAAGAAAATTACTGGCCGTTTCAAGCGTAATGGACCGAGTTTTGTGTTTCAGTTTCTTGGGAAAGAAGATTTCGAGCCGACAACAAACCGAACCTACGGTTCTATATTGAGTAACTTAGCTTTTGTCAAGACGTTTGCTTCAAAGATTCTTGTTCCCAAGTCTTACATATTTCCACTCGATGACAAGCAGTACTTGCTTCCTCCTACATCATTAGTTCAAGATGCTCACAAAGCAGGATTAGAAGTATATGTGTCAGGTTTCGCAAATGATAATGATCTCGCTTATAACTATAGTTACGATCCAGTGTCGGAGTATCTATCTTTTGTGGACAATGGTGATTTCTCTGTGGATGGTGTGATCTCTGATTTTCCCATGACTGCATCTGCATCAATTGGTAAGCAAAATCTCTTCTACAGACCATTTTGTCCTTAAAACGTTGTTGGAAATACTTAAAAGTTTCCTTTTCAAAATTGTCCTCAGACTGCTTCTCCCACATTGGCAGAAACGCTACAAAACAAGGTATTGACTATTGAGAGTAATTACTTAAACAAAACTTATAATTGActtttatcatcattttttaaATGGTTCATGCTGCAGTGGATTTtctaattatatcaaaaaatggTGCGAGTGGGGACTATCCTGGATGTACAAACTTGGCATATGAGAAGGCAATCAAAAATGGTGCTGATGTTATTGTTTGCTCGGTCCAAATGTCCAGCGACGGTACACCATTTTGCTTAAGTTCAATAAATCTCGAGGACAGCACAATGGTCACCCTATCTCCCTTTATGAACCGTGCCACAATTATACATGAGTTTAGCTCAGTTGATGGAATATACACTTTTAGTCTCACATGGCCTTGAGATCAAGAGTTTGACTCGTACGTTTCGTTTCTAATTTTCCAATTGCTTCAAGCCTTCAACAAATGCTAGTCTGTTACTACTAATCAAAAAGCTCTCTTTCTCCCATCCTTTCGTACAGCTGCTACTTCAAGCTGTTAAaagtaattcatcatcactttcacATGTGCTACAAAGATTTACTGAAAGTCAAAAAGAGAAGCTAATTAAAAAGGACGGTGCTTCTATTGTTGAAATAAGAAGTGGTGGTTGTTATGTTTGTCAACAAAAGTGGGCTGCAAGccttctataaatagagagaaatcAAGCGAGAGAAAATTATCCCATAGCATTCagtataataaaagagaagttgCAATACTAAGCAACATACAAAATAAGTGGAAAAACGGCTTTTTCATACCTGGACAAAGCCCATGTGTTCGATTCATATATCGGACTATGGCCTGTGCGTTAAAATACATTgactttagaaaataaaaactacataCCTCAACTATTGTTTTTGTGCTAACATATACAAAAACGTGATTAGTTAGTAACTCTGTTAATTTCTCCGTTAAGCCAATCTGACGTGGAATCCACGTGTGAAGTTAGAAGCAAACGACGtcattttggtttatttgagaGTGTTAATTTTTGCCCAAAACGACGTCATTTCTCATTTGTCCCTAAATCTATCTCTCTTCCTCGAATCGATCTCTCTCGCAAAAGAACCCTAGCGTTTGGGGATTTCGGGGTTTCGGGTTAATCGGAAAAAATAGGATCCAATGTCTTCGTCATCTAGTTCGGgtaagtttggttttgtgtttggtttaatttcaattgttCAATTTCGAAAATATAGATGCAGAATTTTGATGTGGGAATTTGGCTTAGAATTGAGCTTCACACGTCGTGGACCAGAAAGAGGAATACCTAAAAAATGTAGATGTGGTGCTTCGTCTATAATCAAGACTTCAGAAACATTGAAGAATCCAGGGAGAATTTTTCATTGTTGCCCTTACGgctcaaagaaaaataatggaCATTTGTTCAAATGGACCGATATATCCATGGTGGAAGAGATGGAAGAGGTTGAGATTGTTGTTGAGAAGTTGAAAGCAGATGTGGGAAGGTTAGAGAAAGGGTTATATGATGTGGAAGCTGAGATGGAGAGTTTAGCAATGGAGACACGCACATGTGAGGCCGTATCGAACAGCTACGGAAATGAAATTCAAGCCATCAAAGCTGTTGCAGAAGGATGTGAGAAGGAGATTGGAGAACTTAAAGTCGTGATTGCTTGTTGTGAGAAAGAGATTCAATCTCTACGTTGTGtcaaaaatttgattgtgtGTAGTGTAGTGATGTTTTTTGTGTACGCCTTCTTCTTTTAAGTATGACAAGTTTGTATGACTTAAGTTATGCAATGCAATGGAGTTAAACATCCTTAACCTTGAGGCTTATATACTTCATCCGAATCCGAAAtaggtgacaaaaaaaaaaccaccatcACACCATCATCCTAACCGAGTCATCCTTAACCTTACACCATCATCATTAACCTTACTAAACTGAAACATCCTAAAAACCATCATCCTAACTGAATCATAAACATCCAAAAATATCATCCTACAATTTTAAACATCATAAGATAGAAAACAATTAATCACCAAGTGAAATCTGAGATGCTTGTGAGGCTTGACTTGGTTGACTTGGACCTCCTTCCCCTCGACGCTTTCTTGGCTGAGCTTGCTTACCTTGAACCCCAGGATTTTGACAGCTTCTTGTGTTATGTCCAGTCTTGGTACATTGAGAACAATGCAAAGTGATTCCTTCTCTAGTTATTTTCACCTTCTTTGGAGGAgcctcttcttctacttcctttccttgctttctctttttctttggagaCTCATTCTTCCCCTTGATTCGTTTCTGCTTCTTTGTACGCCCTTTAGTTTTCTCTCTAGGTGGTGGCTGAAGCTCTCGTTCACCGGATTTCTCCCAAAAGTACATACCATTAACTCCCATCAGTTGTTCATTGTACTGAGCAACCCATCTTGATGTCAATAACCAGTCACATGTAACAAAATCTTCAggcttctgattcttcttcaacCCAATTACTCGCAAAACATGACGACAAGGTATCCCTGTCATACTCCACCTTCTACAAGCACATGTTTTTGCATTCATATCTACCCTGAAACCATGATGAACATGTTCAGCCACTTCATAATGCCCATTGCCACAAGGGATTACCTCACAATACTTCAAGTGTCTCTGCTCTTCTTTTATGGTTTTGGCCACTTTCAAACTGTATTTTCCCTTATGCTTTGCagccttctttcttctcatatCATTCCTGATCAAGCATTGTCTTCTTATCGTCTCTAACATTGCTACCAATGGCATCTCTCTTGCTTGGTTGATAGTGTTGTTGTACGACTCAGAGAAGTTGTTCGACACATCTTCGCACAGTGATGTGCACTTGAAGAAAGCACGACTACAATTCTTAGGATTCTTATTCATCACTGCCTCATAAACACCCTGATCAAACTGCTTCAGCTCTTCCATGGCTTTGTTATAGTCTGCCTCATTGAAACTTTTCGCAACAGCCCAAAATAGGTGTTTAGGC is a genomic window containing:
- the LOC104750486 gene encoding uncharacterized protein At2g17340-like isoform X3 is translated as MSILVRCSSLKGYSKRLAEVFSKDVISFLASCQNLVPRPWVIDDLDNFQAKWIKKPWKKAVIFVDNSGADIILGILSFARELLLRGTQGCGIETNLYAQFQV
- the LOC104750486 gene encoding uncharacterized protein At2g17340-like isoform X2 produces the protein MSILVRCSSLKGYSKRLAEVFSKDVISFLASCQNLVPRPWVIDDLDNFQAKWIKKPWKKAVIFVDNSGADIILGILSFARELLLRGTQVLLAANELPASCQLSTM
- the LOC104750486 gene encoding uncharacterized protein At2g17340-like isoform X1; the protein is MSILVRCSSLKGYSKRLAEVFSKDVISFLASCQNLVPRPWVIDDLDNFQAKWIKKPWKKAVIFVDNSGADIILGILSFARELLLRGTQVCTFDNDRVFLFLFHLEGASSC
- the LOC104753642 gene encoding glycerophosphodiester phosphodiesterase GDPDL1-like; the protein is MSSFLVSVSRTVSIDFISSPEVNFFKKITGRFKRNGPSFVFQFLGKEDFEPTTNRTYGSILSNLAFVKTFASKILVPKSYIFPLDDKQYLLPPTSLVQDAHKAGLEVYVSGFANDNDLAYNYSYDPVSEYLSFVDNGDFSVDGVISDFPMTASASIDCFSHIGRNATKQVDFLIISKNGASGDYPGCTNLAYEKAIKNGADVIVCSVQMSSDGTPFCLSSINLEDSTMVTLSPFMNRATIIHEFSSVDGIYTFSLTWP
- the LOC104753643 gene encoding uncharacterized protein LOC104753643; this translates as MSKVGCWQLLEEMPITSSIWLHGVLCLLNTESWIWVIKLLKADLNLGDGEGFSLISDRQKGLLIAVEQELPKVEHRMCARHIYGNLRRAYPGKELPKHLFWAVAKSFNEADYNKAMEELKQFDQGVYEAVMNKNPKNCSRAFFKCTSLCEDVSNNFSESYNNTINQAREMPLVAMLETIRRQCLIRNDMRRKKAAKHKGKYSLKVAKTIKEEQRHLKYCEVIPCGNGHYEVAEHVHHGFRVDMNAKTCACRRWSMTGIPCRHVLRVIGLKKNQKPEDFVTCDWLLTSRWVAQYNEQLMGVNGMYFWEKSGERELQPPPREKTKGRTKKQKRIKGKNESPKKKRKQGKEVEEEAPPKKVKITREGITLHCSQCTKTGHNTRSCQNPGVQGKQAQPRKRRGEGGPSQPSQASQASQISLGD